A genomic window from Anaerolineae bacterium includes:
- a CDS encoding glycosyltransferase family 39 protein, whose amino-acid sequence MCAHSLSARWQTWAYRLACGILLTAGLLLRLHPITIHRFHPDEALYAYWGLQIATGADPMLESYPVDKPPAFPYLLALVFRLFGASELTARLPSLIASTASLALVERIARRVYGKETAFLALGLLALSPFDISFAVTAFTDPLMVMWVLAGLVAMLAGRPTLAGAFAGAAFATKQQGIFFLPLLALAGLWRTRFSPGQKAELPGKGIGRLLRTWWARGLAGFLLAFAPALAWDLARLRRPEYFAQSLISYGGLALAPWSEWGKRAVDWAGWLARFWGAPALNVLAVLALAWLLWDGLRSWRNGRLSAEAAFDLMIAGFSLCFLLGHWLVRFNIWDRYLLGLVPLAAVLLGRAFTHALRRWRTQERLPAALGILALIFLLALSPTGQAARGEYPAGGDHGAYWGIDQVAEYVRAHVPANAVIYHHWLGWHYLYYLYNAPYAFQWYTSPEEVVAKVRAWSDVPHWIVFPMCREWEPVAEALQAAGLSLQGRFQTVRPDGQVTLRVYELHAGAETAGQPAR is encoded by the coding sequence ATGTGCGCGCACAGCCTCTCCGCAAGATGGCAGACCTGGGCGTACCGCCTGGCATGCGGCATCCTGCTCACCGCCGGCCTGCTCCTGCGCCTGCACCCGATCACCATCCACCGCTTTCACCCGGATGAGGCGTTGTACGCCTACTGGGGGCTACAGATCGCCACCGGCGCTGACCCCATGCTGGAGAGCTACCCGGTGGACAAGCCGCCGGCCTTCCCCTACCTGCTGGCCCTTGTGTTTCGCCTTTTCGGCGCATCGGAACTCACGGCCCGCCTGCCAAGCTTGATCGCCAGCACGGCATCCCTCGCCCTGGTGGAGCGCATCGCCCGCCGGGTGTACGGGAAGGAGACGGCCTTCCTGGCGCTGGGACTGCTGGCCCTCAGCCCATTTGATATTTCGTTTGCCGTCACCGCGTTCACCGACCCGTTGATGGTAATGTGGGTACTGGCCGGCCTGGTCGCCATGCTCGCTGGCCGCCCCACGCTGGCCGGTGCCTTCGCCGGCGCGGCCTTCGCCACCAAACAGCAGGGCATCTTCTTCCTACCACTGCTGGCGCTGGCCGGCCTCTGGCGGACGCGCTTTTCCCCCGGGCAGAAGGCGGAACTCCCCGGAAAAGGCATTGGCCGGCTCCTGCGGACCTGGTGGGCGAGGGGATTGGCCGGCTTTCTGCTGGCCTTTGCGCCGGCGCTGGCCTGGGACCTGGCGCGCCTGCGCCGGCCGGAATACTTTGCCCAGAGCCTCATCAGCTACGGCGGGTTGGCCCTGGCCCCCTGGTCCGAATGGGGGAAGCGGGCGGTGGACTGGGCCGGCTGGCTGGCGCGCTTCTGGGGGGCGCCGGCCCTGAACGTGCTGGCCGTCCTGGCGCTGGCCTGGCTGTTGTGGGACGGCCTGCGCTCCTGGCGAAACGGCCGGCTTTCGGCGGAAGCCGCCTTCGACCTCATGATCGCCGGCTTCAGCCTCTGCTTCCTGCTGGGGCACTGGCTGGTGCGCTTTAATATTTGGGACCGCTATCTACTGGGGCTGGTGCCGCTGGCCGCCGTGCTCCTGGGGCGGGCGTTCACTCACGCCCTGCGGCGCTGGCGGACGCAGGAGCGACTGCCGGCGGCGCTGGGCATCCTGGCGCTGATATTCCTGCTGGCCCTTTCCCCCACCGGCCAGGCGGCGCGCGGCGAATACCCGGCCGGCGGAGACCATGGGGCCTACTGGGGCATTGACCAGGTGGCGGAATATGTGCGGGCGCATGTGCCGGCGAACGCCGTCATCTATCATCACTGGCTGGGCTGGCACTATCTCTATTACCTCTATAACGCGCCGTATGCCTTTCAGTGGTATACTTCCCCGGAGGAGGTGGTGGCGAAGGTGCGGGCGTGGTCGGACGTGCCGCACTGGATCGTCTTCCCGATGTGCCGTGAGTGGGAGCCGGTCGCGGAGGCACTGCAGGCCGCCGGCCTGTCTCTGCAGGGGCGCTTTCAGACGGTGCGGCCGGACGGGCAGGTGACCTTGCGGGTGTATGAACTGCATGCCGGCGCGGAAACGGCCGGCCAGCCGGCGCGTTGA